From a single Populus trichocarpa isolate Nisqually-1 chromosome 17, P.trichocarpa_v4.1, whole genome shotgun sequence genomic region:
- the LOC18107000 gene encoding uncharacterized protein LOC18107000 isoform X2, translated as MKLRQLLPEKPHFPSRFIHLVMVSFSACIICLLVSLFLVGTSRLAHINSSSGNVRAPTTLNHIVFGIASSKISWPNRKEYVKLWWKPDHMRGCVFLESMVEEANSYNDSGSLPPACISEDTSRFRYTYRNGPRSAIRVARVVFETVALNHSDVRWFVFGDDDTVFLPENLVKTLSKYDHELWYYIGSNSEIYGQNREFGFEMAFGGGGFAISYPLAKVLAKVFDACIERYPHLYGSDSRIYSCLAELGVGLTHEPGFHQVDIRGDPFGLLTSHPLAPLKTVCYDRWFGWTISVSWGYAVEVYGNHVFLPDVLPVQQTFRQWKRGDGLAGVYTFNTREPHPDLCRRPTIFFLDHVSSGRDRITSLYKKSFANCSNDMASPRKLEEMKVYSQKLDLSEKQLRAPRRQCCDVLPPSSGKVMEIAIRECKEEERVYMH; from the exons AAAAGCCCCATTTTCCTTCTCGGTTTATCCACTTAGTTATGGTCTCATTTTCTGCTTGCATCATCTGTCTTCTCGTGTCACTCTTCCTGGTAGGCACTTCCAGGCTTGCACATATAAATTCATCTTCAGGAAACGTGCGTGCTCCAACAACTcttaatcatattgtgtttgGGATTGCTTCAAGCAAAATCTCGTGGCCGAATAGAAAGGAATATGTTAAGCTGTGGTGGAAGCCAGACCATATGCGAGGATGTGTGTTCCTGGAGAGCATGGTTGAGGAAGCAAATTCCTACAATGACAGTGGTTCACTCCCTCCTGCATGCATCTCCGAGGACACCTCTCGGTTTCGTTATACTTATCGAAATGGTCCCCGGTCAGCAATTCGTGTGGCACGTGTAGTTTTTGAGACCGTGGCACTTAATCATTCTGATGTGCGGTGGTTTGTTTTTGGGGATGATGACACAGTTTTCCTTCCTGAGAATTTGGTGAAGACTCTTTCCAAGTATGATCATGAGCTTTGGTACTACATAGGATCTAATTCTGAGATTTATGGGCAGAATAGAGAATTTGGCTTTGAGATGGCCTTTGGTGGTGGAGGATTCGCCATAAGTTATCCACTTGCAAAAGTTTTGGCAAAGGTTTTCGATGCTTGTATAGAACGATATCCACATCTATATGGAAGTGATTCCAGGATCTATTCTTGCTTAGCAGAGCTTGGCGTAGGATTGACTCATGAACCTGGTTTCCATCAG GTTGATATTCGGGGAGATCCGTTTGGCTTGTTGACTTCACATCCTCTGGCGCCATTG AAAACAGTTTGCTATGATCGTTGGTTTGGGTGGACTATTTCTGTGTCATGGGGCTATGCTGTTGAGGTGTATGGCAATCACGTATTTTTGCCTGACGTTCTCCCCGTGCAACAAACATTCAGGCAGTGGAAAAGGGGAGATGGTTTGGCTGGGGTGTATACTTTTAACACAAGAGAACCTCATCCTGACCTATGCCGAAGACCGACAATCTTCTTTCTGGATCATGTGTCTTCTGGCAGGGACCGAATTACGAGCCTTTACAAGAAAAGTTTTGCAAATTGTTCTAACGACATGGCTTCACCAAGGAAACTAGAAGAGATGAAAGTATATTCGCAGAAGCTCGATCTAAGTGAAAAACAG CTTCGGGCTCCAAGGCGGCAATGCTGTGATGTATTGCCTCCATCTTCTGGCAAAGTGATGGAAATTGCAATTAGAGAATGCAAAGAGGAAGAACGGGTATACAtgcattaa
- the LOC18107000 gene encoding uncharacterized protein LOC18107000 isoform X1, producing the protein MKLRQLLPEKPHFPSRFIHLVMVSFSACIICLLVSLFLVGTSRLAHINSSSGNVRAPTTLNHIVFGIASSKISWPNRKEYVKLWWKPDHMRGCVFLESMVEEANSYNDSGSLPPACISEDTSRFRYTYRNGPRSAIRVARVVFETVALNHSDVRWFVFGDDDTVFLPENLVKTLSKYDHELWYYIGSNSEIYGQNREFGFEMAFGGGGFAISYPLAKVLAKVFDACIERYPHLYGSDSRIYSCLAELGVGLTHEPGFHQVDIRGDPFGLLTSHPLAPLVSLHHLDHLDPIFPNTTTMNSIEHFFKAVNIDSQRVLQKTVCYDRWFGWTISVSWGYAVEVYGNHVFLPDVLPVQQTFRQWKRGDGLAGVYTFNTREPHPDLCRRPTIFFLDHVSSGRDRITSLYKKSFANCSNDMASPRKLEEMKVYSQKLDLSEKQLRAPRRQCCDVLPPSSGKVMEIAIRECKEEERVYMH; encoded by the exons AAAAGCCCCATTTTCCTTCTCGGTTTATCCACTTAGTTATGGTCTCATTTTCTGCTTGCATCATCTGTCTTCTCGTGTCACTCTTCCTGGTAGGCACTTCCAGGCTTGCACATATAAATTCATCTTCAGGAAACGTGCGTGCTCCAACAACTcttaatcatattgtgtttgGGATTGCTTCAAGCAAAATCTCGTGGCCGAATAGAAAGGAATATGTTAAGCTGTGGTGGAAGCCAGACCATATGCGAGGATGTGTGTTCCTGGAGAGCATGGTTGAGGAAGCAAATTCCTACAATGACAGTGGTTCACTCCCTCCTGCATGCATCTCCGAGGACACCTCTCGGTTTCGTTATACTTATCGAAATGGTCCCCGGTCAGCAATTCGTGTGGCACGTGTAGTTTTTGAGACCGTGGCACTTAATCATTCTGATGTGCGGTGGTTTGTTTTTGGGGATGATGACACAGTTTTCCTTCCTGAGAATTTGGTGAAGACTCTTTCCAAGTATGATCATGAGCTTTGGTACTACATAGGATCTAATTCTGAGATTTATGGGCAGAATAGAGAATTTGGCTTTGAGATGGCCTTTGGTGGTGGAGGATTCGCCATAAGTTATCCACTTGCAAAAGTTTTGGCAAAGGTTTTCGATGCTTGTATAGAACGATATCCACATCTATATGGAAGTGATTCCAGGATCTATTCTTGCTTAGCAGAGCTTGGCGTAGGATTGACTCATGAACCTGGTTTCCATCAG GTTGATATTCGGGGAGATCCGTTTGGCTTGTTGACTTCACATCCTCTGGCGCCATTGGTATCCCTTCATCATTTGGATCACCTAGACCCCATCTTCCCTAACACGACAACTATGAATTCAATAGAGCATTTCTTTAAAGCAGTAAATATTGATTCCCAGAGGGTTTTGCAGAAAACAGTTTGCTATGATCGTTGGTTTGGGTGGACTATTTCTGTGTCATGGGGCTATGCTGTTGAGGTGTATGGCAATCACGTATTTTTGCCTGACGTTCTCCCCGTGCAACAAACATTCAGGCAGTGGAAAAGGGGAGATGGTTTGGCTGGGGTGTATACTTTTAACACAAGAGAACCTCATCCTGACCTATGCCGAAGACCGACAATCTTCTTTCTGGATCATGTGTCTTCTGGCAGGGACCGAATTACGAGCCTTTACAAGAAAAGTTTTGCAAATTGTTCTAACGACATGGCTTCACCAAGGAAACTAGAAGAGATGAAAGTATATTCGCAGAAGCTCGATCTAAGTGAAAAACAG CTTCGGGCTCCAAGGCGGCAATGCTGTGATGTATTGCCTCCATCTTCTGGCAAAGTGATGGAAATTGCAATTAGAGAATGCAAAGAGGAAGAACGGGTATACAtgcattaa